From a single Miscanthus floridulus cultivar M001 chromosome 8, ASM1932011v1, whole genome shotgun sequence genomic region:
- the LOC136470296 gene encoding uncharacterized protein — translation MEALRAEPVAEGETAVSSVQVVSQVLSQNSSNHFLKSVGIKLVASSKSSSSNESELREELAVEAKAAVQGEIDDLKKRSEEVEEKLARTQKEMEEYKKLTEINTKAMEENNALLKRILAINNGSST, via the coding sequence atggaagctttgagggcagaacctgttgctgaaggTGAGACAGCAGTATCCAGTGTGCAGGTTGTGTCCCAGGTGCTCTCCCAGAACAGCTCAAACCATTTCCTCAAGAGTGTTGGCATCAAACTAGTGGcatcctccaaatcatcatcatcaaatgaaAGCGAGCTTCGGGAAGAACTAGCAGTTGAAGCTAAGGCTGCTGTACAAGGTGAAATCGACGATCTCAAGAAGAGAAGTGAAGAAGTTGAGGAAAAGCTGGCAAGGacacaaaaggagatggaggagtacaagaagctgacagagataaacaccaaggcaatggaggagaacaatgcgctgctcaagcgtatcttggccatcaacaatggTTCTTCGACATGA